CTGGTGGACTGCCAGACTGCCATCGCCGCCGCCCAGAACGCGCAAACCGACCTCGGCGCCGCCCAGGCGGCGCTGATCGAGAAGGCGGCCGCCTTGAACGCGGCCGTCGACAAACTGGCGGCGGCAGTGGATGAGAGCCTCGGATCGGACGGGGGTTCGCCGGAACCGACGCCGACGGATCCCGAGACGACAGAACCCGACCCGGCCCAGCCCGGCCCCGGCGAGACTGGCGGAGACGGAACCGGCGGAGGCGAGACCGGCGGAGGGGAGACTGGCGGAGGCGGAACCGGCGGAGACGTGACCGGCGGCCCTGCGCAAGGCCAAAGCCCAAGCGGCGGCCAGGGTTCGGCGCCCGGCGGGACGGCATCGGGCGGCCAGGGTTCCGCGCCCGGCGGGACGGCATCGGGCGGCCAAGTCGTCACCGCCGAGCAGATCTTGAGCGACCAAGCCCAGATCAAGTTGCTGGAGGCGAAACTGGTCATAGCGCGGTCCGAGCGGCAAGCCGGGACTCTGACGGCGGCCATCGGCGGCACGGTGCTGGCGGTGAACGCGGTCGCGGGCGACTCGGTCAGCGCCGGCCAGGTCGTGGCGGTGGTCGACGCCGGCCAAGGCTTCACCGTCAATTTGACCCTGGGGCTGAGCACAGTCAAAGAGTTGGCCATCGGCAACCCGGCGGTCTTCACCGCCGGTTCGACCGACCAGGAGTTGACCGGGCAGATCACCTCGATCGGAATCACCAACCTGTCCAATACCTCTGTCCCGGCCTTCGCGGTGGCCCTGTCGGTCGACCAGGCCGACGCCAGGCTCTTCGGGGGCGCCAGCGTGACGGTCTTGATCACGGTCGCCAGCAGCGACAATGTGGTGACGGTGCCGACTTCGGCGGTGCACATCTCCGCCAGCCAGGCGTCGGTGCAAGTGCTGCGGGGCTCGGAACTGACAGAGGCGCCCGTGACGGTGGGCGCGCTGGGGGCGGAGTTGACGGAAATCGTGGACGGGGTGGCGCTGGGCGACGTGGTAGTGCTGGCGGACCTGTCCAAGGACGTGATCGAGGAGACATCTTCGACTTCCGGCGGATCATCGTTGGTCGGAAACGGGATGACGACCGGCGGCGGCCTGACGGTCACCGTGGTCCCGCCCGGCGGGGCCGGCGGCGGCCCAATGATGCGCGGACGCGGCGGCTGACGCCGCTATCCCCCGGTTCGGGACGCTAGCGGGACCGTGAGCCTGTCGACCGCCTGGTCACCCGGCGCCTGATCCCCGACCGGTTTCTCCGGCCGGTTCGCCGCCACGCCGCGGGCGCTGGCGGGATGTTCTGTCTTGGCGGTGGCGCGCCGACAAGGCCCGTCAGCCAAGGCCCAAGAAGCGGTCGGGCTGCCATTGCCTCTTCCCGCACCGGACGCAGTCGTCAGCGCAATGTTCGATTGACTCTTGGCCCGACGTGGAGTGGCCGCCCATCCAGACGTCGTCGATGGCGACGGTCTCAATCCAGGTGCTCGTCTCCCAAAGGTGGTCCTCGCCCTCGCGCCCGCACCGGGAGCACACGACTTGGCAAGCCTTTCCCGACGCGGCCGGTTCCCAGGCGTGCGCGGCCTGCGGGTCGACCGTGCCGCAGCGAACACACTTGCAGGTGCCTTCATACTGGTGCGAGCCTTCCCAATACTCGCGGCAGCGCCCACATCGAAGGCACTGGCAGTTGTCCCAGCTATGCCCGAAGAGGCAACTCAGCTTCATCGCTTCCCCCTGCAAGGTGCTCGCACCGGTTAGGAGCGGCCAAGATAGCACGCCGCGGCTTTCACCGGAAAACACCCTACGGCCCAGCGGCCTCAGCCGGGGACGGGCGCCTGGGCCGGGGCTTGACCCGTCCGGCGGGGTCCCCGCAAGCGGGCCGCGGGCCGCAGGCCGCCCTCGGAGCGGGCCCGCCCGCGGCCCAGAGCGCTACCGCCAGAGCTCGCGGATGGCCGGGGCGAGCGCCCGGAAGGCTTTCCCGCGATGCGAGATCGCGTTCTTCTGCGCGGGCGTCAATTCCGCGGAGGTGGCGGCGTGGCCGTCCGGGATCAGGATCGGGTCGTAGCCGAAGCCGCCGGTGCCGCGCGGCTCCCGGGCGAGCCGGCCCGGCATGCGCCCGGTCTCCACCCGCTCGCGCCCGTCCGGCAG
This portion of the Bifidobacteriaceae bacterium genome encodes:
- a CDS encoding biotin/lipoyl-binding protein — translated: MTERPSTLVAGRAADPASRNARRRRRRFIIAAAACVVALGAGGGTAFALNRAGGPAYRTAVAEPGSVVQQASGVGTVEIDSQDQAAFPVAGTIEAVAVKVGDTVSAGQTLASLDMTDLNESVQQAEEALADAEDQLATDLEDQASGTGSSSTQTTGLEAVASEGAAAGAVTADLRAGDGLVVSNAVYTALGQDGGTVSGGARPAGAGEPTGPTDNAPAEVDAAVAAVKAAQDDLLAAYEVVQGLLEAASVGLEASDSACAAFLAAVFPVAGDSSDDQAADDGAAALAAIQQSLVDCQTAIAAAQNAQTDLGAAQAALIEKAAALNAAVDKLAAAVDESLGSDGGSPEPTPTDPETTEPDPAQPGPGETGGDGTGGGETGGGETGGGGTGGDVTGGPAQGQSPSGGQGSAPGGTASGGQGSAPGGTASGGQVVTAEQILSDQAQIKLLEAKLVIARSERQAGTLTAAIGGTVLAVNAVAGDSVSAGQVVAVVDAGQGFTVNLTLGLSTVKELAIGNPAVFTAGSTDQELTGQITSIGITNLSNTSVPAFAVALSVDQADARLFGGASVTVLITVASSDNVVTVPTSAVHISASQASVQVLRGSELTEAPVTVGALGAELTEIVDGVALGDVVVLADLSKDVIEETSSTSGGSSLVGNGMTTGGGLTVTVVPPGGAGGGPMMRGRGG